In Pseudomonas sp. Q1-7, the genomic window ACCCCCAGGGCGGCGAAGTTGTAGTCGTAGCGCGCCTGCCAGGAGCGTTCGTCCTCGTTGCCGAAGTCGTTGATCTGCACCAGGTTGACCAGGTAGGCGTCGGTGCCGCTGATGTTCGCGAAGCCGGTGTCGCCGCTCATGCGCTGGTAGCCCAGGCCGAAGGCGTGGCCGCCGAGGGCGTAGGTGAACATCGCGCCGAAGGCGTCGTTATCCACGTTGCTGCCGCCGTCGTCCTGGCTGTGCGCCCAGCGGATGTCGCTCTTCAGCGACTGGCCTTCGGCGATCGGCAACAGGTGGTTCAGGGTCAGGTAATGCTGCTGGTAGACGCCATCCAGAGCGCCGTAGTGGTACGCGGTACTGAGGCTGGGCGACCACTTGTAGGTCGCACCGGCGAAGTCGAAGCGGTCGCTGGTCTTCGTCCGGCCCAGCACGATATTGCGGTTGCCGCCGTTGAACACGGCCATCTCCTCGTTATCCGAGGAGTTGCGCAGGTTGATGCGGTCGAAGCGGCCGAGGTCGAGGCTGAGGTTGTCCACTTCGGCCGAGTTCGCCCAGGCGCCACGGAAGGTCTGCGGCAGCAGGCGGCTGTCGTTGTGCAGCGCCACCGGCAGCTTGGGCAGCAGGGTTCCGACCTTGAGGGTGCTCTGCGAGGCCCGCAGCTTGGCGGTCAGGCCCAGTTCGCCGTATTCGTCCTGGGCACGGTTGGGCTTTTCCCGGTCGGACTTCAGCAGGCCGGTGCCGGCGCGATCCGGGCTGGAGTCCAGCTTCACCCCCAGCAGGCCGAGGGCATCCACGCCCACGCCGACCGTGCCTTCGGTGTAGCCGGATTCATAGCGCAGCAGAAAGCCCTGGGCCCATTCCTCGGCCTTGCTCTGGGCGGCGCCGTCCTGGCGGAAATCGCGGTTGAAGTAGAAGTTGCGCAGCTCCAGGCTGGCCTTGGAGTCCTTGATGAACTCCGCGCTGACCGG contains:
- a CDS encoding OprD family porin, which codes for MDRNTLSLALCGVSALTFCGPVSAEFIKDSKASLELRNFYFNRDFRQDGAAQSKAEEWAQGFLLRYESGYTEGTVGVGVDALGLLGVKLDSSPDRAGTGLLKSDREKPNRAQDEYGELGLTAKLRASQSTLKVGTLLPKLPVALHNDSRLLPQTFRGAWANSAEVDNLSLDLGRFDRINLRNSSDNEEMAVFNGGNRNIVLGRTKTSDRFDFAGATYKWSPSLSTAYHYGALDGVYQQHYLTLNHLLPIAEGQSLKSDIRWAHSQDDGGSNVDNDAFGAMFTYALGGHAFGLGYQRMSGDTGFANISGTDAYLVNLVQINDFGNEDERSWQARYDYNFAALGVPGLTFMTRYLSGDNVDLRGATGEGKEWERNTDIAYVVQNGPLKNLGLRWRNATTRSNFGSDIDENRLILSYTLALW